In a single window of the Papaver somniferum cultivar HN1 chromosome 8, ASM357369v1, whole genome shotgun sequence genome:
- the LOC113302680 gene encoding carbon catabolite repressor protein 4 homolog 1-like produces MIYDEKICLCFRVQSDHFDEFFALELDKHGYQALYKKKTTEVYTGTYAIDGCATFFRRDRFSHVKKYEVEFNKAAQSLIDVVVPITQKKAALSRLLKDNVALIAVLEAKFSNYGADTPGKRQLLCVFNRYILEFVSSRYILEFVSSLADTCSICKQRDRYVLRFVSSVADMYSNL; encoded by the exons atgatttacgacgagaagATTTGTTTGTGTTTCCGG GTTCAAAGTGATCATTTTGATGAGTTTTTCGCCCTTGAGTTGGACAAACATGGTTATCAAGCTCTCTACAAGAAGAAGACAACAGAG GTTTACACCGGGACTTATGCTATCGATGGTTGTGCAACATTTTTCCGAAGGGACAGATTTTCCCATGTGAAGAAATACGAG GTCGAATTCAACAAGGCTGCTCAGTCACTGATAGATGTTGTGGTCCCAATCACTCAGAAGAAAGCTGCTTTGTCTCGACTTCTTAAG GATAATGTTGCGCTAATAGCGGTTCTGGAAGCAAAATTTAGCAACTACGGAGCCGATACTCCTGGAAAGCGGCAGCTTCTTTGTGTG TTCAACAGATACATACTCGAATTCGTAAGCAGCagatatatactcgaatttgtaagcagtttAGCGGATACGTGTTCTATTTGTAAGCAgcgcgacagatatgtactcagatttgtaagtagtgtagcagatatgtactcgaatttataa